AAGTTATAGAAGGTCCACTAATGGATGGGATGAACAAAGTTGGTGAGCTTTTTGGCGATGGTAAGATGTTTTTACCGCAGGTAGTGAAATCGGCACGAGTAATGAAAAAAGCGGTTTCCTATTTAGAACCGTTTCTCGAGGAAGAAAAAGACGGTAACAAACCCACAGCCGGAAAAGTTGTTTTGGCAACTGTAAAAGGTGATGTTCACGATATCGGAAAGAATATTGTAAAAGTAATCCTGGAGTGTAATAATTTCGAGGTTGTAGATTTGGGAGTGATGATTCCGAATGATAAAATTATAGAATCAGCAATTGTAGAGAATGCCGATGTTATTGGAGTAAGTGGTTTAATAACTCCATCGCTCGAAGAAATGTCTAATCTTGCTTCTATGATGAAACAAAAAGGGTTGAAGATACCTTTGATTATTGGAGGAGCGACAACATCAAAAGCGCATACAGCAGTTAAAATTGATCCCAATTACGACAATGCTGTAGCTTACGTTTTGGACGCTTCGCGCTCAATTCAGATGGTAGCCGATTTGATTCATCCCGAAAGAAAAGATAGGTTTAAAGAAGAATTAAAATCGGAATATTCAGAAGTCAGAGAAGGTTATGAAAAACGCAGGGAGAGTAAGAAATATGTTTCTTATACTAAATCTTTCGAAAATAAAGCTGAATTAGATTTTTCGGATTACGAAGTTGTAAAACCAAAATATCTGGGAGCCAGTAATACTATTTTCCTGAGCCTGCACGAACTTAGAGCTTATATCGACTGGACTCCATTCTTCAAAACATGGAATTTGCATGGGAAGTATCCTGCAATTTTAAGTGATGAGAAAGTAGGGGAGGAAGCGACAAAATTATTTGATGAGGCAAATAAAATGCTCGACAGGATTATAGATAAGCATCTTCTAAAAGCGAGAGCAGTGATAGGTTTATATCCTGCAAACAGCGATGGAGAAACTATCACTGTTGAAACGATTCACGAATCGTCTCAAATTGGATCGACTAAACATGAACTGTCACAACAATTCGTTTTCCCGCGTCAGCAAAAAGAAAAGAAAGAAGGATTGAAATATCAGTCTTTAGCTGATTTTATTAAGACTGAAGGTGAAGATTATTTAGGGATGTTTGCCGTAACGGCAGGTCTTGGAGTAAAGGAATTGTCAGATTCATATATTGCCAAAAACGACGATTACCATTCAATTATGGTTAAAGCCTTAGCTGATCGTTTAGCAGAAGCAGGGGCCGAATTTTTGCATCACGAAGTGAGAATGAAGTACTGGGGATACAATAAGGACGAAAAGCTTACAAAGCAGGATCTGATTGATGAAAAATATGTAGGAATACGTCCTGCGCCCGGTTATCCGGCATGTCCGAATCATAAGGATAAAAATGTTATTTTTGATTTATTGGATGTGAAAAATAAAACAGGAATGGAACTTACTGAGAGCTATGCAATGAATCCTGCCGCATCCGTTTCGGGATTCTATTTCGCAAATCCAAAAGCTAAGTATTTTGGGGTAGGCTTAATTGGGAAAGACCAGGTAGAACGAATTGCAGAATTGTCGGGAGAAAGTGTTGAGGAGCTGGAGAAATTATACTCAGCTAATCTAAACTATTAATATATTAGCACCTTATCAACCAGCCCTGTGAAAAGCTCAGGGACCGAAACCAGTAACTAGTAACCAGAAACAACAAAGAATGAAAGTAACAGAACATATACAAAAAGCTAACGGGAAATCGCTTTTTTCATTAGAGATTTTACCTCCTTTAAAGGGTAAAGACATGAAAGATATTATCAATAATCTCGATCCTCTGATGGAGTTTAATCCCGCTTTTGTCGATGTAACTTATCACCGTGAGGAAGTGGTTTATGATGAGTTGCCCAACGGATTATTACAAAAGCGTACAATTCGCAAGCGTCCGAGTACCGTGGCAATTTCGGCTGCAATTCAGCACAGATATAATGTAGATGCCGTACCACATTTATTGGCGGGTGGATTTACAAAAGAAGAAACTGAGAACGCATTGGTAGAAATGGATTTCCTTGGAATTCAAAATGTATTGGCTTTACGCGGTGATGCTGCGCCGGGAGAAACGTATTTCAAAGCTTTGGCCGAAGGTCACTCTTATGCAAATGAGGTAGTGGAACAAATAAATAATTTAAATAACGGGAAGTATTTAGATCCCAAGATGGAACACGCACATCATACAGATTTTTGTATAGGTGTTGCGGGCTATCCCGAAAAACACTTCGAATCTCCCAATATCGAAACCGATTTGGAGTATTTGAAAGCCAAAGTCGATGCCGGAGCCGATTATATTGTCACGCAAATGTTTTTTGACAATAAGAAATATTTTGACTTTGTGGAGGATTGTAAACGACACGGAATTAATGTGCCTATTATTCCGGGATTAAAACCCCTTTCCACAAAAAATCAGTTGCGCTTATTGCCCCACCGTTTCAGCCTCGACCTACCTTGTGATTTGGTTCGTGAAGTGGATAAATGTAAAGATAATAAAGAAGTTCGTCAGCTTGGAGTAGAGTGGGCCATAGAGCAGTCGAAAGAATTAAAAGCTGCCGGGGTACCTACATTGCATTACTATACAATGGGGAAATCGGATAATATACAGAAGATAGTTAAGGCTGTTTTTTAGGGGAAATTAATTCATTTAGATCACAGAGTTATAACTTAATAATTTATAATAAAATCCCTCCTACTTTTAGTTCAGTAGGAGGGATTAGTTGTTAACTATATCCAATTTGGTTTAAATTGTTATAAGAAATATATTTACTCAGATAGATAATCACACGTAGGGTCAAATCTGAACCATGTTCCCCAATTAGATCCTGGGAATTGAGCTCCGTCTTTACCATCGCCCCATCCGGTTTCTGAGTCACAATCACCACCTTCACATGGTACCGGAATGAATGACATAATAGGTTGCTGTAGCACTCCGCATTCGTTATGAGCTATGAAAACAATGACCATAAGATCATCACATCCGGGAACGTAGCCTTCTCCATTTTGCATGGAATAACATACCATAGCATCAACTGCTTCTTCATTCACGGCTCCTTCACTAGTCCACCAATCCCATGCTCCATGGTTGAGTTTATCATCAAGGACAGCATCACTGGCTGTCAGACGCCAAAAAGCTTCCTGCATATCATATTTAGTCGGCGTAAAAGTT
The DNA window shown above is from Bacteroidota bacterium and carries:
- the metH gene encoding methionine synthase, translated to MENTNKIRPLKLAGLEPLIVDENSNFINVGERCNVAGSRKFLRLIKEENFEEALAIARHQVEGGAQILDVNMDDGMIDGKEAMVNFLNLIASEPDIAKIPIMIDSSKWEIIEAGLKCVQGKSVVNSISLKSGKEEFVKHAKLIKKYGAATVVMAFDEDGQADTYQRRIDICKRSYDILVDEVGFNPEDIIFDPNVFPVATGMDEHRKNGIDFFKATKWISENLPHANVSGGVSNISFSFRGNNVVREAMHSAFLYHAGKAGMKIGIVNPAMLEIYDDIDKELLTKVEDVLLDRTDDATEVLIEYAETVKGTKKKEADIAEWRNFSPYDRVQYALVKGNTEFIVEDIELVRQDYPEALEVIEGPLMDGMNKVGELFGDGKMFLPQVVKSARVMKKAVSYLEPFLEEEKDGNKPTAGKVVLATVKGDVHDIGKNIVKVILECNNFEVVDLGVMIPNDKIIESAIVENADVIGVSGLITPSLEEMSNLASMMKQKGLKIPLIIGGATTSKAHTAVKIDPNYDNAVAYVLDASRSIQMVADLIHPERKDRFKEELKSEYSEVREGYEKRRESKKYVSYTKSFENKAELDFSDYEVVKPKYLGASNTIFLSLHELRAYIDWTPFFKTWNLHGKYPAILSDEKVGEEATKLFDEANKMLDRIIDKHLLKARAVIGLYPANSDGETITVETIHESSQIGSTKHELSQQFVFPRQQKEKKEGLKYQSLADFIKTEGEDYLGMFAVTAGLGVKELSDSYIAKNDDYHSIMVKALADRLAEAGAEFLHHEVRMKYWGYNKDEKLTKQDLIDEKYVGIRPAPGYPACPNHKDKNVIFDLLDVKNKTGMELTESYAMNPAASVSGFYFANPKAKYFGVGLIGKDQVERIAELSGESVEELEKLYSANLNY
- the metF gene encoding methylenetetrahydrofolate reductase [NAD(P)H] → MKVTEHIQKANGKSLFSLEILPPLKGKDMKDIINNLDPLMEFNPAFVDVTYHREEVVYDELPNGLLQKRTIRKRPSTVAISAAIQHRYNVDAVPHLLAGGFTKEETENALVEMDFLGIQNVLALRGDAAPGETYFKALAEGHSYANEVVEQINNLNNGKYLDPKMEHAHHTDFCIGVAGYPEKHFESPNIETDLEYLKAKVDAGADYIVTQMFFDNKKYFDFVEDCKRHGINVPIIPGLKPLSTKNQLRLLPHRFSLDLPCDLVREVDKCKDNKEVRQLGVEWAIEQSKELKAAGVPTLHYYTMGKSDNIQKIVKAVF